One region of Callithrix jacchus isolate 240 chromosome 16, calJac240_pri, whole genome shotgun sequence genomic DNA includes:
- the CYRIB gene encoding CYFIP-related Rac1 interactor B isoform X3, with amino-acid sequence MTNPAIQNDFSYYRRTLSRMRINNVPAEGENEVNNELANRMSLFYAEATPMLKTLSDATTKFVSENKNLPIENTTDCLSTMASVCRVMLETPEYRSRFTNEETVSFCLRVMVGVIILYDHVHPVGAFAKTSKIDMKGCIKVLKDQPPNSVEGLLNALRYTTKHLNDETTSKQIKSMLQ; translated from the exons ATGACAAATCCTGCGATACAGAATGATTTCAGCTATTACAGAAGAACATTGAGCCGTATGAGGATTAACAATGTACCG GCAGAAGGAGAAAACGAAGTAAATAATGAATTGGCAAATCGAATGTCTTTGTTTTATGCAGAGGCAACTCCAATGCTGAAAACGTTGAGTGATGCCACAACAAAATTTGTATCAGAG AATAAAAATTTACCAATAGAAAATACCACAGATTGTTTAAGCACCATGGCTAGTGTATGCAGAGTCATGCTGGAAACACC GGAATACAGAAGCAGATTTACAAATGAAGAGACAGTGTCATTCTGCTTGAGGGTAATGGTGGGCGTCATAATACTCTATGACCACGTACATCCAGTGGGAGCATTTGCTAAAACTTCCAAAATTGAT aTGAAAGGTTGTATCAAAGTTCTTAAGGACCAACCTCCTAATAGTGTAGAAGGTCTTCTAAATGCTCTcag GTACACAACAAAACATTTGAATGATGAGACTACCTCCAAGCAGATTAAATCCATGCTGCAATAA